CAGCCGTCTCAGCCTCCCGGGTGCCGACCGCGTCACGCAGTAGCCTGCCGGTATGGCTGACTACGGTGCCGAGCAACACATCAATGTCCACGTTCCCGCAGATGCACGCGGTGGGGTGTGGGCGAACTTCGCGGCAGTTGCCCACAGTCCTTACGAGTTCACGTTGGACTTCGTGCGCATGGAGTACGCCAACGAGACCGACACCGAACTGCCGGGGGTGCTGGTCGCCCGGGTGAACCTGTCGCCGCTGCTGGTCACCCAGCTCATCGACGCGCTGCAGGAGAACTGGGAGCGTTACGCCGACAAGGCGCTGTCGCGCAACCTGGGCGAACCGGGCAACGGCGAGGAGTCGGAGTGGTGAGTGGGCGCCGCCCGTTCACCGATGGGTCAGCACTGCCGTCAGCCCGGTCGGCAGGTACGCGCGACCGATCGCGACCCCGATGCGGGGCAGCGCCGCTTCATCCGGGTACGCCATCGAGATCGGTGCGTAGCGGGGCTGGAACTTGGCCTTGAACTGATGCAGGGATCGGAACCCGTACAGCGGTTCCATGGCCTCGCCGACGGAGTCCAGGACCCGCTCCAATGCGGTGACTTCCGCATCGGCA
This sequence is a window from Candidatus Nanopelagicales bacterium. Protein-coding genes within it:
- a CDS encoding DUF3467 domain-containing protein; translation: MADYGAEQHINVHVPADARGGVWANFAAVAHSPYEFTLDFVRMEYANETDTELPGVLVARVNLSPLLVTQLIDALQENWERYADKALSRNLGEPGNGEESEW